From the genome of Solidesulfovibrio magneticus RS-1:
GGTCCGCCAGTTCGAAGAAGGCTTTGCCAAGCTGCTCGGCATGCCCCACGCCGTAGCCGTGGCCACGGGCACCGACGCTGACGCCCTGGCCCTGGCCTTGCTGCACGACTTTGGGGCCACCCCGGAAAGCGAAGTCATCATTCCGGCCCTGTCGTTTGTGGCCACCGGCAACGCCGTGCTCCACGCCCGGCTGACCCCGAAGTTCGTGGACATCGACCGCAAGACCCTTAACATCGACGTCTCCAAGATCGAAGCGGCCATCACCGAACGCACCAAGGCCATCATGCCTGTGCACCTCATGGGCAAGCCGGCGGACATGGACCCCATCATGGACATCGCCGCCCGCTACAATCTCACCGTGGTGGAAGACGCCGCCGAAGCCCACGGCATGCTTTACAAAGGCAAGCCGGCAGGGGCCATCGGCCATCTCGGGGCCTTTAGTCTGTACGTCGCCCACATCATTTCCACCATCGAGGGCGGCATCATCACGTGCCGCAGCGAAGAGCACGCCGAGATCCTCATTTCCCTGCGCTCCCACGGACGGGGCTGCTCCTGCCCGTCCTGCGTGCTCTCCACCACTCAGAGCTACTGCGCCAAACGTTTCCGCGACGGCCAGGACATCCGCTTCACTTTCCCCCGGGTGGGCTATTCCTGCAAAATGAACGAACTGGAAGCCGCCGTGGGCCTAGCCAACATCGACGTCTACGAAGACATCGTGGCCACCCGGCACGCCAACCTCAAATACGTCCTGGACCGGTTCGAGCGCTTCGCCCCCTTCCTCTCCACCATCACCGAGGAGTCCTGGGAGAAGATCGGCCCCCACGCCATTCCCGTGGTGGTCAACGAAGCCGCCTCCTTTACCCGCGACGAGCTGGCTTCGTACCTGGAACAAAACGGCGTCGAGACCCGCACCCTTTTCGCCTCCATGCCCACCCAGTGCCCCGGCTTCGCCTACCTCGGCCACCAACTCGGCGAATTTCCGGTGGCCGAATACATGGGGCACAACGGTTTCCACATCGGCTGCCACCATGATCTCGGCATCGCCGAAATGGAGTATTTCCTCCACGTCCTGGACAAGTTCCTCACCGAGCGCCAGTCCTAAAGGCCGGCGCGGCAAACACGAACACACGGAAACACCATGGAAAAGCAAAGCATTCTCGTCACCGGCGGGGCCGGCTACCTCGGTTCCGTCATGGTCCCGGCCCTGCTGGCCCAGGGCTACAAGGTCACCGTCCTTGACTCGCTGCTGTTCGGCCAGGATTCCCTGCTCGACTGCTGCCACTACGACGGCTTCGACTTCATCAAGGGCAACATCGCCGATACCGCCCTCATGGAGTCCCTGGTTCCCAAGTTCGACGTCGTCATTCCCCTGGCCGCCATCGTGGGCGCGCCGGCCTGCAAGCTCAATCCGTCCCTGACCACCATGGTCAACCACGATGCTTACCTGCATCTGATCAAGATCCTGAGCCCCTCCCAGCGCGTGGTCTTCCCCACCACCAACAGCGGCTACGGCATCGGCGAAAA
Proteins encoded in this window:
- a CDS encoding DegT/DnrJ/EryC1/StrS family aminotransferase, producing MSKMKVPFGTISIPPRAKELINEALEIKRVSCGRMVRQFEEGFAKLLGMPHAVAVATGTDADALALALLHDFGATPESEVIIPALSFVATGNAVLHARLTPKFVDIDRKTLNIDVSKIEAAITERTKAIMPVHLMGKPADMDPIMDIAARYNLTVVEDAAEAHGMLYKGKPAGAIGHLGAFSLYVAHIISTIEGGIITCRSEEHAEILISLRSHGRGCSCPSCVLSTTQSYCAKRFRDGQDIRFTFPRVGYSCKMNELEAAVGLANIDVYEDIVATRHANLKYVLDRFERFAPFLSTITEESWEKIGPHAIPVVVNEAASFTRDELASYLEQNGVETRTLFASMPTQCPGFAYLGHQLGEFPVAEYMGHNGFHIGCHHDLGIAEMEYFLHVLDKFLTERQS